Proteins from one Rhinoraja longicauda isolate Sanriku21f chromosome 41, sRhiLon1.1, whole genome shotgun sequence genomic window:
- the LOC144611803 gene encoding olfactomedin-4-like yields MLFLLLLLAGAALPSFGQTASGAVNKDGVCECAVILPDNTFPVQRMEYLERTSRTLNLSVQLEISKVREYTRTLLVQASRLVNLTRRVESIETGGSYTQLDFELLKLEIRELVSLTAQLRVTFNGSNTIISQLYKEIENISLTVSKLESYDKLNVLAIRREITVLRQRLSDCEEDRASPIPKPIDYGSCKHGGLLNVSEPFVVQQNWKGIGAKYGGWGKDPSPLPTKEELFWVAPLVGEQRMDIFRLHSSYDELLLYKNPIEKSLVIPGRRRSYVKTGQGSGMILYNNSLYYNCYLTRDMCRYNVDTGVLERQTLADAVYNNRFSYQGVKYQDMDFAVDESGVWVIYSTEANAGNMVISKLNVTSFTVERTWITKQFKPGVSNAFMICGVLYAVRPVNTREEEIFFTFDTRTSEEGRVSIRMNKMLELLQSVNYNPSDHKLYVYNDAYEVTYDVIFKPYAPSPSKR; encoded by the exons ATGTTGttcctgctgctgctgttggctGGTGCTGCCCTGCCTTCT TTTGGTCAGACTGCCAGCGGGGCGGTCAACAAAGATGGCGTCTGTGAATGCGCGGTGATATTGCCCGACAACACCTTCCCGGTGCAAAGAATGGAATACTTGGAGAGGACATCACGGACACTCAATCTCAGCGTGCAACTTGAAATCAGCAAG GTGAGGGAGTACACACGCACTCTGTTGGTTCAGGCGTCCAGGCTGGTGAACCTGACCCGGCGGGTGGAGAGCATCGAGACCGGGGGCTCCTACACCCAGCTCGACTTTGAGCTGCTCAAGCTGGAGATACGAGAGCTGGTGTCCCTCACCGCCCAGCTGAGGGTCACGTTCAACGGGAGCAACACCATCATCAGCCAGCTCTACAAAGAG ATTGAGAACATATCGCTGACTGTCAGTAAGCTGGAGTCGTACGATAAGCTGAACGTGCTGGCGATCCGCAGGGAGATCACCGTCCTGCGGCAGAGACTGAGCGACTGTGAAGAGGATCGAGCTTCCCCGATACCCAAGCCCATTGACTACG GAAGCTGCAAACATGGCGGCCTACTCAATGTATCCGAGCCTTTCGTGGTACAACAGAACTGGAAAGGGATTGGTGCTAAGTACGGAGGCTGGGGCAAggacccctctcctctgcccacGAAAGAGGAACTCTTCTGGGTTGCACCACTGGTGGGCGAACAGAGAATGGACATCTTCAGACTCCACTCTTCGTACGACGAGCTACTGCTCTACAAGAACCCGATCGAGAAGAGCCTGGTGATTCCTGGCCGTCGCCGGAGCTATGTAAAGACAGGGCAGGGCAGCGGGATGATCTTGTACAATAACTCCTTGTACTACAACTGTTACCTCACTAGGGACATGTGCAGGTATAATGTGGACACCGGTGTACTAGAGAGACAGACCCTGGCTGACGCAGTCTATAATAACAGGTTCTCATACCAGGGTGTGAAGTACCAGGACATGGATTTTGCAGTTGATGAGTCTGGAGTGTGGGTGATATATTCCACTGAGGCGAATGCTGGCAATATGGTCATTAGTAAACTTAACGTGACCTCCTTCACTGTAGAGAGGACATGGATCACCAAACAGTTCAAACCAGGCGTCTCCAATGCCTTCATGATCTGTGGGGTGCTGTACGCAGTTAGACCTGTGAACACGAGGGAGGAGGAGATCTTCTTTACATTTGACACCAGGACCAGCGAGGAAGGCAGGGTCTCCATCAGGATGAATAAAATGCTAGAGCTCTTGCAGAGTGTCAACTACAACCCATCCGACCACAAGCTGTACGTGTACAACGACGCCTACGAGGTGACGTACGATGTGATATTTAAACCTTACGCCCCTTCACCATCCAAAAGATAA